One Sodalinema gerasimenkoae IPPAS B-353 DNA segment encodes these proteins:
- a CDS encoding AAA family ATPase yields MQWIDFQQTLNQRLQEEQLDEEQTQARNFSPNGHSLVRGAVGSGKSLVLRDRVSKVLEQDLNSVLVLSYNRFMRFWLESSLKKQGCHVECGTFHGWSARHFDYKYRDDKEKESRKQLIKKAQDSNLSYDAILIDEAQDFYDEWFQTLLGVLNPDTNSLFFVYDNTQSVYGQSHRRNSGWTWKQLGIDVVGRSQIFDVNYRNSPEILELSWHFIQPALENVGLKSDKRENSPPIDRVIEPKKKGDRSSGLSPSLIQMNFSDMPEEIAKQVKQALEGCPESSIGILTHRNSRELRVKISEELAKLEVNHNAPKSSQERSGNVVNRPYVIVDSWNAVKGVEFDAVILAGVDLVLGQHKNPDRAFEEMAGLYTAITRSKDHLIMLYQDKNPVIEQLENALTAEDQLMVV; encoded by the coding sequence ATGCAATGGATTGATTTTCAGCAAACCCTAAATCAACGGTTACAGGAAGAACAGTTAGATGAGGAACAAACTCAAGCACGTAACTTTAGTCCCAATGGTCATAGTCTAGTCCGGGGGGCGGTTGGGTCAGGAAAATCCTTGGTGTTGAGGGATCGGGTGAGTAAGGTTTTGGAGCAGGACTTAAACTCAGTTTTAGTTTTATCTTACAATCGCTTCATGCGCTTCTGGCTGGAATCAAGTCTTAAAAAACAAGGATGTCACGTTGAATGTGGAACATTTCATGGCTGGAGTGCTCGTCATTTTGACTATAAGTATCGAGATGATAAAGAGAAGGAATCTCGAAAGCAGTTAATTAAAAAAGCACAGGACTCTAACCTAAGTTATGATGCTATTTTAATTGATGAAGCACAGGATTTTTATGATGAGTGGTTTCAAACCTTGTTGGGAGTGTTGAACCCGGATACCAATTCCTTGTTTTTTGTCTATGACAATACTCAGTCCGTTTATGGCCAGTCCCATCGTCGTAATAGTGGTTGGACGTGGAAACAGTTGGGAATTGATGTGGTGGGGCGATCGCAGATTTTTGATGTCAACTATCGCAATTCTCCAGAAATTTTAGAGTTAAGTTGGCATTTTATTCAACCAGCCCTAGAAAATGTGGGATTGAAATCGGATAAGCGTGAAAATAGCCCTCCCATTGACCGAGTCATTGAACCTAAGAAAAAGGGCGATCGCAGTTCCGGACTTAGCCCCAGCTTGATTCAGATGAATTTCTCCGATATGCCTGAAGAAATTGCTAAACAGGTTAAGCAGGCCTTAGAGGGCTGTCCCGAATCATCTATCGGCATTTTAACTCATAGAAACTCCCGCGAACTGAGGGTTAAGATAAGTGAGGAACTCGCCAAGCTAGAGGTCAACCATAATGCTCCCAAAAGTTCTCAAGAGCGCAGTGGTAATGTCGTCAATCGTCCCTATGTCATTGTCGATTCCTGGAATGCTGTCAAGGGAGTCGAGTTTGATGCGGTGATTCTGGCGGGAGTTGATTTAGTCTTGGGACAGCATAAAAACCCAGACCGTGCGTTTGAAGAAATGGCTGGACTCTATACTGCAATCACCCGTAGCAAAGACCATTTAATTATGCTCTATCAAGACAAAAATCCGGTTATTGAGCAGTTGGAAAATGCCTTAACGGCAGAAGACCAGTTGATGGTGGTCTAA
- a CDS encoding heavy metal translocating P-type ATPase codes for MVALALAIALILPLFVGDFADWGYRALVLLVISCPCSLVVSIPLSYFAAIGGAAKQGILLKGSVFLDRLTDVSTLVFDKTGTLTEGCFEVTQAQANPPWDEETLLHYSAIAESQSTHPIAQSIVRAWTGPLDSPLLQGVQEYPGKGLRATLINSRICEIAIGNERLFQELGFAPLPESPSLGTRVRVAFDGQDAGTLEVADRLRGDAPEAIQALRSQGIGHLVMLTGDSQAVGQAVGDRLSLDEVYSELLPEDKASLLERWLGAPGRRGAVVFVGDGINDAPALALADVGVAMGGLGSDAAIETADVVLMEDSLAKLVQAIALSQRSRRIVWQNISLAFTVKALVIVLGTFGIAGLWEAVIADVGVALVAVANATRGIRG; via the coding sequence GTGGTGGCCCTGGCCCTGGCGATCGCCCTGATTCTTCCCCTATTTGTTGGCGATTTCGCGGACTGGGGTTATCGGGCCTTGGTGTTGTTGGTGATCTCCTGTCCCTGTAGTTTGGTGGTGAGTATTCCCTTGAGTTATTTCGCGGCCATTGGTGGGGCGGCCAAACAGGGAATTTTGCTGAAAGGCTCGGTGTTTCTCGATCGCCTCACGGATGTCTCAACTCTGGTCTTTGATAAAACGGGAACTCTCACTGAGGGCTGTTTTGAGGTAACCCAGGCTCAGGCCAACCCACCCTGGGATGAGGAGACTCTACTCCATTACAGTGCGATCGCCGAGTCCCAATCCACCCACCCCATCGCCCAATCTATCGTCCGCGCCTGGACAGGCCCCCTTGACTCCCCTCTCTTGCAGGGGGTGCAGGAATATCCCGGCAAGGGCTTACGGGCAACTTTGATAAATTCCCGAATATGTGAAATAGCCATTGGCAATGAACGGCTTTTTCAAGAATTGGGGTTTGCCCCCTTGCCCGAGTCTCCAAGCCTCGGAACTCGGGTTAGGGTGGCCTTTGATGGGCAAGATGCGGGAACTCTTGAGGTGGCCGATCGCCTGCGAGGGGATGCCCCAGAAGCGATTCAGGCGTTGCGATCGCAGGGCATTGGGCATCTGGTGATGCTGACCGGAGACAGTCAGGCGGTGGGCCAAGCGGTGGGCGATCGCCTGTCCCTCGATGAGGTATACAGCGAACTCCTACCAGAAGACAAGGCCAGTCTCCTAGAGCGATGGCTGGGCGCTCCAGGACGGCGAGGGGCGGTGGTTTTCGTAGGGGATGGCATTAATGACGCGCCCGCTCTCGCTCTGGCGGATGTAGGGGTGGCTATGGGGGGGTTAGGCTCAGATGCTGCGATTGAAACAGCAGATGTGGTGCTTATGGAAGATTCCCTGGCCAAGTTGGTGCAGGCGATCGCCCTCTCACAACGCAGTCGCCGCATTGTCTGGCAAAATATCAGCCTCGCCTTCACGGTCAAGGCCCTGGTGATTGTCCTCGGAACGTTCGGCATTGCGGGACTCTGGGAAGCGGTGATTGCTGATGTCGGTGTGGCCCTAGTGGCGGTAGCCAATGCAACCCGAGGGATACGGGGGTAA
- a CDS encoding ABC transporter ATP-binding protein, producing MPPFVVETVDLTKSYRTGFWLNQTVTSLKRCSLSVSQGETFGLLGPNGAGKTTLLKILLGIVRPTSGRGTLLGRPLGDRAVRQFVGYLPENPYFYDSLTAWEFLAFIAGLFNLREPDRSRRIAELLDWVGIAQNTARRKPLRQYSKGMLQRVGMAQALVGNPEVVCLDEPMSGLDPLGRYQMREIILALKSQGKTIFFNSHILSDVELICDRVAILSKGELLCSGSPDELLGTGDRYRVYGHGGTAEVLQKWLPDLEFDEGDWQGTLQGELPDFLASLNLLGGKLLRLNSSRRSLEEFFVQQVGGNAKPVAMGGNRE from the coding sequence ATGCCTCCATTTGTTGTTGAAACGGTGGATTTGACCAAAAGCTATCGCACAGGTTTTTGGCTTAACCAAACGGTGACCTCCCTCAAACGTTGTTCTCTGAGTGTTTCACAGGGAGAAACCTTTGGCTTACTGGGGCCCAACGGTGCTGGCAAAACCACCCTACTGAAAATTTTATTAGGAATCGTCCGTCCCACTTCTGGCCGTGGAACCCTATTGGGTCGTCCCCTGGGCGATCGCGCCGTGCGGCAATTTGTGGGCTATCTCCCCGAAAATCCCTATTTCTACGACAGTCTCACCGCCTGGGAATTTCTCGCCTTCATAGCGGGATTGTTTAATCTCCGGGAACCCGATCGCTCCCGCCGCATTGCCGAACTCCTGGACTGGGTGGGAATCGCCCAAAACACAGCCCGCCGCAAACCCCTACGGCAATATTCCAAAGGGATGTTACAACGAGTTGGCATGGCCCAGGCCCTGGTTGGCAATCCTGAGGTGGTCTGTCTCGATGAACCCATGTCAGGTCTTGATCCCCTAGGTCGCTATCAAATGCGGGAAATCATCCTGGCCTTGAAATCCCAAGGAAAAACCATCTTCTTTAACAGCCATATCCTGTCCGATGTGGAATTAATCTGCGATCGCGTGGCCATCCTCTCCAAAGGAGAACTCCTCTGTAGTGGGTCCCCGGATGAACTCCTAGGAACTGGCGATCGCTATCGTGTCTATGGTCATGGTGGCACGGCTGAAGTTCTACAAAAATGGCTCCCAGACCTAGAATTTGATGAGGGAGACTGGCAAGGAACCCTACAAGGAGAGTTACCCGATTTTCTCGCCAGCCTAAACCTCCTCGGCGGCAAACTCCTACGCCTCAACTCCTCCCGTCGCAGCCTCGAAGAGTTCTTTGTGCAGCAAGTTGGGGGGAATGCTAAGCCGGTGGCTATGGGAGGGAACAGGGAATAG
- a CDS encoding RidA family protein, which produces MRQIIRTDNAPAPVGPYNQAVLATGQLLFVAGQIPLNAQGELVATGDIKGQTQQVLENLQAILTAAGASFSDVVKTTVFLADMNEFAAMNEVYSQYFDEANAPARAAVEVARLPKDVRVEIECIAMISGD; this is translated from the coding sequence ATGCGTCAGATTATCCGTACCGACAACGCCCCGGCTCCCGTAGGTCCCTATAACCAAGCCGTCCTCGCCACAGGCCAACTCCTGTTTGTGGCTGGACAAATCCCTCTCAATGCTCAAGGTGAACTGGTAGCAACTGGGGATATTAAAGGACAAACTCAACAAGTTCTCGAAAATCTTCAGGCAATTTTAACGGCGGCAGGTGCTAGCTTTTCAGATGTGGTCAAAACCACAGTGTTTCTGGCAGACATGAATGAATTTGCAGCGATGAATGAGGTTTATAGTCAGTATTTTGATGAAGCCAATGCCCCCGCTCGGGCGGCGGTAGAAGTGGCACGATTACCGAAAGATGTGCGAGTTGAAATCGAATGTATTGCTATGATTTCTGGTGATTAG
- a CDS encoding FAD-dependent oxidoreductase, with protein MLHRFSVISLVLTPLLALTVSPVSQATPPRQADRQETCDLLVAGGGLSGTAAAYEALHLGKTVCLTEITDWVGGQISAQGTSALDERDTQRQRLFFPRGYLALRSAIKEHYGILNPGGCWVSESCFMPYDGHELLFELLEDAAKQGRGTLHWFPNTVIKEVAYNPEGNQITSAIAIQHQPQADAPPINTLPLSATIEDAFSYEDSDLFEKTIIEFRPKSPDSNRNSPDWYVIDATETGELIGLTDVPYRLGIDPRSFLEPTSSSDTNDPYCTQGFTYTFAMEATEEPQEHNVPDFYEQYEPYYSYELERLANFTLVFTYRQIHSMKPEEPRPGNVRDFPIYPGDISMQNWTWGNDYRPGTAEDNLIYTRQQLRERGQLDPGGWLGGLRTETLRRGEENAIGYFYWLVQGTTDSQLGEGVKEPHPNHRYLSGFDSPMGTAHGLSKYPYMREGRRIIGRPGFAHPDGFTVWEVDITMANFEDEFYENTLTPAALRHLWAVLSGLDAAGIASRELSRQDVTRRSRATLFPDTVGIGHYAIDFHPCMAFSPPEAPGNYERPGERRGQGRAFPFQIPLRALIPQRLDNLLVAGKSIATSHIAAAAYRVHSFEWSAGAAAGTTAMFALEHDLAPYELVDNLPSPEPKLEALQRQLSDNGNPVMFPDTSIFNNTWDQWR; from the coding sequence ATGTTGCACCGTTTCTCTGTTATCTCTCTCGTTCTCACCCCCCTGCTGGCCCTAACCGTCAGCCCTGTCTCCCAAGCCACCCCTCCTCGGCAAGCTGATAGACAAGAAACCTGTGACCTCCTCGTCGCTGGGGGGGGACTCTCGGGAACTGCTGCCGCCTATGAAGCCCTGCACTTGGGGAAAACCGTTTGTTTGACGGAAATCACCGACTGGGTGGGAGGGCAAATCTCCGCTCAAGGAACCTCTGCCCTCGATGAACGAGATACCCAGCGGCAACGGTTATTTTTCCCCCGAGGTTATCTGGCTCTACGCTCGGCGATTAAGGAGCATTATGGCATCCTGAATCCCGGCGGGTGTTGGGTGAGTGAGTCTTGTTTTATGCCCTACGACGGCCATGAACTTCTATTTGAATTACTCGAAGATGCCGCCAAACAGGGACGGGGAACGTTGCATTGGTTCCCCAATACGGTGATTAAGGAGGTCGCCTATAACCCTGAAGGGAATCAGATTACCTCCGCCATTGCCATTCAGCATCAACCCCAAGCCGATGCCCCTCCCATCAATACTCTGCCCCTGTCAGCCACCATCGAAGATGCGTTCAGCTATGAAGACTCAGATCTCTTTGAGAAAACGATTATCGAGTTTCGCCCGAAATCCCCTGATAGCAACCGCAATTCCCCCGATTGGTATGTGATTGATGCCACGGAAACAGGGGAGTTGATTGGCTTAACCGATGTTCCCTACCGTCTCGGGATTGACCCCCGTTCATTCCTCGAACCCACCTCATCGAGTGATACCAACGACCCCTACTGCACCCAAGGCTTCACCTATACCTTCGCCATGGAAGCCACGGAAGAGCCTCAGGAGCATAACGTTCCTGACTTTTATGAACAATATGAACCCTATTACAGCTATGAACTAGAACGGCTGGCGAACTTTACCCTGGTGTTTACCTATCGCCAAATCCATAGCATGAAGCCGGAGGAACCCCGTCCGGGGAATGTGCGGGACTTCCCCATCTATCCGGGGGATATTTCCATGCAGAACTGGACCTGGGGCAATGACTACCGTCCGGGAACCGCTGAGGATAATCTCATTTATACCCGCCAACAACTTCGGGAGCGGGGGCAGTTAGATCCCGGCGGCTGGTTGGGGGGCTTACGTACGGAAACCCTACGCCGGGGTGAAGAGAATGCCATTGGTTATTTCTATTGGCTAGTGCAGGGAACCACGGATTCTCAACTGGGAGAAGGGGTGAAGGAACCTCATCCCAATCATCGCTATTTGAGTGGTTTCGATTCCCCCATGGGAACGGCCCATGGTCTCTCGAAATATCCTTATATGCGGGAGGGACGGCGGATTATTGGTCGCCCTGGTTTTGCCCATCCCGATGGCTTTACCGTCTGGGAAGTGGATATTACGATGGCGAATTTTGAGGATGAGTTTTATGAAAATACTCTGACTCCGGCAGCGTTACGCCATTTGTGGGCGGTGTTGTCAGGGTTGGATGCGGCGGGGATTGCCTCTCGGGAACTGTCTCGGCAGGATGTGACCCGGCGATCGCGGGCCACCCTCTTTCCCGATACGGTGGGCATTGGTCATTATGCGATCGATTTCCATCCCTGTATGGCCTTTAGCCCCCCGGAAGCCCCTGGAAACTATGAGCGGCCCGGGGAACGACGGGGCCAAGGACGGGCGTTTCCCTTCCAAATTCCTCTACGGGCCCTGATTCCGCAACGCTTGGATAATCTCCTAGTGGCGGGCAAGAGTATCGCCACCAGTCATATTGCAGCGGCGGCCTATCGGGTTCACTCCTTTGAATGGTCTGCCGGCGCTGCGGCGGGAACAACGGCGATGTTTGCCCTGGAGCATGATCTAGCCCCCTATGAGTTGGTGGATAATCTCCCGTCCCCTGAACCGAAGTTAGAAGCCCTACAACGGCAACTCTCGGACAATGGCAATCCGGTGATGTTCCCGGACACGTCAATTTTTAATAACACGTGGGACCAGTGGCGTTGA
- the galT gene encoding galactose-1-phosphate uridylyltransferase, with the protein MNELRHNIITRDWVIIATDRAHRPDEFNQQRPAPADLPPYREDCPFCAGNEARTGVETAILSDDRGWRVRAVLNKFPALSPDGEVVRQRGNIYRSLTAVGIHEVIIEHPRHNVTLALLSLADIADVLRMYRERYRYLRKDPRISTIVIFKNHGRGAGTSLEHPHSQIAATPIVPNQLRLRTQEAIRYFDDWGECIFCRTLAEELKAGDRIVYESKYFVAFIPYAALSPFHLWIFPRRHVSSFEDILDDEIEDLAETLRTVLAKLYVGLNNPDYNYTIRSIPTDEHRTNYFHWYLAVIPRVSLTAGFELGSGMYINTTLPEASAEFLRSIPVGESTADSGGDR; encoded by the coding sequence ATGAATGAGCTGCGCCATAATATCATTACCCGAGATTGGGTGATTATTGCCACCGATCGCGCCCATCGCCCGGATGAGTTTAATCAACAGCGGCCAGCCCCGGCGGATTTGCCCCCCTATCGTGAGGACTGTCCCTTTTGTGCCGGGAATGAGGCCCGGACTGGGGTAGAAACGGCGATTCTCTCGGATGATCGCGGTTGGCGGGTGCGGGCGGTGTTAAACAAGTTTCCAGCCCTGTCCCCGGATGGTGAGGTGGTGCGACAGCGGGGCAATATCTATCGATCTCTAACGGCGGTGGGGATTCATGAAGTAATCATCGAACATCCTCGCCATAATGTAACTCTGGCCTTACTCTCCCTAGCGGATATCGCCGATGTGCTGCGGATGTATCGGGAACGCTATCGCTACCTGCGTAAAGATCCTCGGATTTCCACCATTGTCATTTTCAAAAATCATGGACGAGGTGCAGGAACCTCTCTCGAACATCCTCACTCCCAGATTGCAGCCACCCCCATTGTGCCCAATCAACTGCGGCTACGGACTCAGGAGGCGATTCGCTATTTTGATGATTGGGGGGAATGTATCTTCTGTCGGACGTTAGCAGAAGAACTCAAGGCGGGCGATCGCATTGTCTATGAAAGCAAGTATTTCGTGGCTTTTATCCCCTATGCTGCCCTCTCCCCCTTCCATCTCTGGATTTTTCCCCGCCGCCATGTCTCCTCCTTTGAAGATATCCTAGATGACGAGATTGAGGATTTAGCAGAAACCCTACGCACCGTCTTGGCGAAACTCTATGTCGGGTTAAATAATCCTGACTACAATTACACCATTCGCTCGATTCCCACCGATGAACATCGCACCAACTATTTCCATTGGTATCTGGCGGTGATTCCTCGGGTGTCTCTGACGGCTGGCTTTGAGTTGGGAAGTGGGATGTATATCAATACGACTCTCCCAGAAGCCAGTGCTGAGTTTCTGCGATCAATTCCCGTTGGGGAGTCAACGGCCGATTCTGGGGGCGATCGCTGA
- a CDS encoding pentapeptide repeat-containing protein: MASPSTPITPQRLSPWWRSTVRQLPILVRRGCAFVVEVSFIVGSAGIPYGFGAYATQREIGEPVPLSPVLAATEDRMARLLSLPVRQPNRNVSPLTNLFWTGALVMPLLAGGWQIYLLSKTGQTDPKRWFGVKVVDSQGRPPSLVQIMLREAIARWGVFGGSAWLLWRVTGAFPDLGILLGLTGAILLAEALASRFNRQGRALHDRLAQTYVLDALDNPYGDWQQGELERDRHWTQVEGEAVSAIVVYPHPEPQPRAGGSLWLWMLRNPATTLLLVLLFCLTAVLGTFVGTQVYIQQQANSREFQEQDNQMFLSLVDKLTPAAGAADGRRDAILALGTLNDPRALSLLVDLLGQETEPELIDATQQAIASRGTTAIVDLRRLNQSLKTQLDSLEYGGTAEEKALLARRLRATQRAIATILSNHSGELPTADLSRTHLGQAATEVPFTLVLDGVDLAGIRFRSSVLTRASFQGSQFYGAGEDGRFGTYDDWIADLSGADLSYGNFAGATLTHVWMYRSNLMQGNFNHADLRFVSATGSNFSSAQLVGANLEGASLRQTSFTGADLNAADFTNSDLQGASLTQVRAGGSLWSSANVSQANWQGADLAGADFSRGNLSNSNFRDANLSGANLRRANLEYASFHGSDLSWADLRGANVSGADFQGVTWEAAASEEESEFVVRSDEAQPLSFVEGVNFSRARNLDREAVAFLCDRGAIHPDCP; this comes from the coding sequence ATGGCAAGCCCTTCGACTCCTATCACTCCACAACGTCTGTCACCCTGGTGGCGCAGTACGGTGCGACAACTCCCGATTCTGGTGCGTCGGGGCTGCGCCTTTGTGGTGGAAGTCTCCTTCATTGTGGGGAGTGCCGGGATTCCCTATGGCTTTGGTGCTTACGCCACGCAACGGGAGATTGGTGAGCCGGTTCCCCTGAGTCCGGTTTTAGCGGCTACAGAAGACCGTATGGCGCGGCTTCTGAGCCTTCCTGTGCGCCAACCGAATCGCAATGTTTCCCCCCTCACCAATCTGTTTTGGACGGGGGCCCTGGTGATGCCTCTGTTGGCGGGAGGCTGGCAGATTTATTTACTCTCTAAAACCGGACAAACAGACCCGAAACGCTGGTTTGGGGTCAAGGTGGTGGATAGTCAGGGGAGGCCGCCGAGTCTGGTTCAGATTATGTTACGGGAGGCGATCGCCCGCTGGGGCGTGTTTGGGGGCAGTGCTTGGCTACTCTGGCGCGTCACTGGGGCCTTTCCAGATTTGGGCATCTTGCTAGGACTGACTGGGGCGATTCTCTTGGCGGAAGCCTTAGCCTCTCGGTTTAACCGCCAGGGACGGGCCCTCCATGACCGATTGGCACAAACCTATGTTTTGGATGCCCTGGACAATCCCTATGGAGATTGGCAACAGGGAGAGTTAGAGCGCGATCGCCATTGGACTCAGGTGGAGGGAGAGGCCGTCAGTGCGATCGTCGTCTATCCGCACCCGGAACCCCAACCTCGGGCTGGGGGGAGTCTCTGGCTTTGGATGTTACGCAACCCAGCTACGACTCTGTTGTTGGTGTTGCTGTTTTGTCTGACGGCGGTGTTGGGAACCTTTGTGGGAACTCAGGTTTATATTCAGCAACAGGCCAACTCACGGGAGTTTCAGGAACAGGATAATCAGATGTTCTTGTCCCTGGTGGATAAACTGACCCCCGCTGCTGGGGCCGCTGATGGCCGCCGAGATGCCATTTTGGCCCTGGGAACCTTGAATGATCCCCGGGCCTTATCCTTGTTGGTGGACTTATTAGGGCAAGAAACGGAACCGGAGTTGATTGATGCGACCCAACAGGCGATCGCCTCCCGAGGTACAACCGCTATTGTTGACCTGCGTCGGCTCAACCAATCCCTGAAAACTCAGTTAGATTCCCTAGAATATGGGGGAACGGCTGAGGAAAAAGCCCTCCTCGCCCGTCGTCTGCGGGCCACCCAGCGGGCGATCGCCACCATCCTCAGCAACCACAGCGGCGAACTCCCCACCGCCGACCTCAGCCGCACCCATCTCGGCCAGGCGGCGACAGAGGTTCCCTTCACGCTGGTCTTAGATGGAGTGGACTTAGCCGGGATTCGCTTTCGCAGCAGCGTCTTAACCCGAGCCAGTTTCCAGGGGAGTCAGTTCTATGGGGCCGGGGAAGATGGACGGTTTGGCACCTATGACGATTGGATTGCCGACCTATCGGGAGCGGATTTGAGTTATGGCAACTTCGCTGGGGCTACCCTGACTCACGTTTGGATGTACCGCAGCAACCTCATGCAGGGGAATTTCAATCATGCCGATCTCCGTTTTGTCAGTGCAACGGGGTCTAATTTCAGTTCCGCGCAACTGGTGGGGGCGAATTTGGAGGGAGCGTCGTTACGTCAAACCAGTTTCACGGGAGCGGATTTGAACGCCGCCGACTTCACCAATTCTGATTTACAGGGAGCGAGTCTGACGCAAGTTCGGGCTGGGGGCAGTCTTTGGAGTTCAGCCAATGTCAGTCAAGCCAATTGGCAGGGAGCGGATTTAGCGGGGGCTGACTTCTCCCGAGGGAATTTAAGTAACAGCAATTTCCGCGATGCCAATTTATCTGGGGCTAATCTCCGCCGTGCCAATTTGGAATATGCCAGTTTTCATGGCAGTGATTTAAGTTGGGCCGATTTACGGGGGGCGAATGTCTCGGGGGCTGATTTTCAGGGAGTGACCTGGGAGGCGGCGGCATCAGAGGAGGAGAGTGAGTTTGTGGTTCGTTCGGATGAGGCTCAACCTCTCAGTTTTGTCGAGGGGGTTAACTTCAGTCGAGCGCGTAATTTAGACCGAGAGGCGGTGGCGTTTTTGTGCGATCGCGGGGCCATTCATCCTGATTGTCCTTAA